In the genome of Nocardia sp. NBC_00416, one region contains:
- a CDS encoding beta-ketoacyl synthase N-terminal-like domain-containing protein, giving the protein MSITGIGAVTGYGWGRETFWAGVLSGRSAARFEPGYGLDPATGGWAALVPDGGDPEIGGTRYGRAVFAAVDEAVTDARSRGWVPGRRVGLVHAAVLGDVRHWGDFAGPAGPGFRGRDFLRLLPSTPISVVTQAFGFTGPVMGVSAACSSSNVAMLQARLWFAAGLVDDVVCIASDLPATPDLVRHFAKLGAAVVDVESLQGCRPFQEGSRGFSVGEAAVGFVLTRRADRAYATVLGGAMNSEAHHVVSVEPSHDRIVDCARMALADAGVGPGQIDFFNAHGTGTAQCDRAERDLLTRVFADRPAVYSMKPLVGHCQAASGAVEIAAAALGYERGVIPAPPAVAPAHPRLLDGPSRAGSGLTAKLSLGMGGNNSMVVLGPGSLSRA; this is encoded by the coding sequence ATGTCGATTACCGGGATCGGTGCCGTGACCGGGTACGGATGGGGCCGGGAGACATTCTGGGCCGGCGTGCTGAGCGGGAGATCCGCGGCGCGGTTCGAACCCGGTTACGGACTCGATCCGGCTACCGGGGGGTGGGCGGCGCTGGTCCCCGACGGCGGCGATCCGGAGATCGGCGGCACCCGTTACGGCCGCGCGGTGTTCGCGGCGGTCGACGAGGCGGTGACGGATGCCCGGAGCCGCGGCTGGGTGCCCGGACGACGGGTCGGGCTGGTGCACGCGGCCGTACTGGGCGATGTACGGCACTGGGGGGACTTCGCCGGGCCGGCCGGGCCCGGGTTCCGGGGCCGGGACTTCCTGCGGCTGCTGCCGTCCACGCCGATCTCGGTGGTCACCCAGGCCTTCGGTTTCACCGGTCCGGTGATGGGGGTGTCGGCGGCGTGCAGTTCGTCGAATGTGGCGATGCTGCAGGCGAGGCTGTGGTTCGCGGCCGGACTGGTGGACGATGTGGTGTGTATCGCCTCGGACCTGCCGGCCACACCGGACCTGGTCCGGCACTTCGCGAAGCTCGGCGCCGCCGTCGTCGACGTCGAATCACTACAGGGGTGCCGGCCGTTCCAGGAGGGCAGCCGGGGGTTCAGTGTGGGGGAGGCGGCGGTGGGGTTCGTCCTCACTCGCCGGGCGGATCGTGCCTACGCGACGGTGCTCGGCGGGGCGATGAACAGTGAGGCCCATCACGTGGTTTCGGTGGAGCCGAGCCACGACCGGATCGTGGACTGCGCCCGGATGGCGCTGGCCGATGCCGGGGTCGGCCCCGGCCAGATCGACTTCTTCAACGCGCACGGCACCGGGACAGCCCAATGCGACCGGGCCGAACGTGACCTGCTGACCAGGGTGTTCGCCGATCGGCCCGCGGTGTATTCGATGAAACCGCTGGTCGGGCACTGCCAGGCGGCCTCGGGTGCGGTGGAGATCGCGGCCGCGGCCCTGGGCTACGAGCGGGGGGTGATCCCGGCTCCGCCCGCCGTCGCTCCCGCCCATCCCCGGCTGCTGGACGGCCCGTCGCGTGCGGGGTCCGGCCTCACCGCCAAACTGTCGCTCGGGATGGGCGGCAACAACTCGATGGTTGTCCTGGGGCCGGGCTCACTCTCGCGAGCCTGA
- a CDS encoding diguanylate cyclase domain-containing protein translates to MEERRASAAEQLAHRYRSLVEHSPDGICVHERGIVVYANPAALRIMGAKNLAEVLGQNIIRFVHPDFRQPMYERIAGLTATGIASESTEMTLLALDGREVPVETVSVLTAWHDRLAYQVVIHDLSAQKSAERAQRRAEQHFTTVVSQLEEGVAVIYRDGTIASANPAARRIFGIDDQTQLVGSDINELPLELLDANGRPMPRTRHPVARTLTTGETITAFVFAIVRPDGQRRWLAVSSRLLNPDERGTAAVCSFADITEYLASRRQLEYQATHDPLTGLANRSLILSQLSGALAASGAHQRVSTVMFIDLDGFKSINDTMGHAIGDTVLRIVAHRLQRALRAEDLVGRLGGDEFLVLLAGRPGDEELEPLVRRLRAAMAEPIVARGHRIAVNASIGVTTLEPGDTRTPEAVLHDADVAMYEAKPPGPRDGALGRGRRGDNTNAS, encoded by the coding sequence ATGGAGGAGCGCAGGGCTTCCGCCGCCGAGCAGCTCGCGCATCGGTATCGCTCCCTGGTCGAGCACTCCCCGGACGGCATCTGTGTCCACGAACGCGGCATCGTCGTCTACGCCAACCCCGCGGCCCTGCGGATCATGGGCGCCAAGAATCTCGCCGAGGTCCTCGGCCAGAACATCATCCGATTCGTGCACCCGGACTTCCGCCAACCCATGTACGAGCGCATAGCGGGCCTCACCGCGACCGGTATCGCCTCCGAATCCACCGAGATGACCCTGCTCGCGCTGGACGGCCGCGAGGTGCCGGTGGAGACCGTCTCGGTCCTCACCGCCTGGCACGATCGGCTGGCCTATCAGGTGGTCATCCACGATCTGAGCGCACAGAAATCCGCCGAGCGCGCCCAGCGCCGGGCCGAACAGCACTTCACGACAGTGGTATCGCAACTCGAGGAAGGGGTGGCGGTCATCTACCGGGACGGGACCATCGCCTCGGCCAACCCCGCCGCCCGGCGGATCTTCGGTATCGACGACCAGACACAGCTGGTCGGCTCCGATATCAACGAATTGCCCCTGGAACTGCTCGACGCCAACGGCCGGCCCATGCCCCGGACCCGTCACCCGGTGGCGCGAACCCTCACGACCGGCGAGACCATCACCGCCTTCGTGTTCGCGATCGTCCGCCCGGACGGCCAGCGGCGCTGGCTGGCGGTATCGAGCCGGCTGCTGAATCCCGACGAGCGGGGCACGGCGGCGGTGTGCTCGTTCGCCGATATCACCGAGTACTTGGCCAGCCGCCGCCAGCTGGAATACCAGGCCACCCACGATCCGCTCACCGGCCTGGCGAACCGGTCGCTGATCCTGTCCCAGCTGTCGGGGGCGCTCGCGGCCAGCGGCGCACACCAGCGGGTGTCCACCGTGATGTTCATCGACCTCGACGGATTCAAATCGATCAACGACACCATGGGGCACGCCATCGGGGACACCGTGCTGCGGATCGTGGCCCATCGGCTCCAGCGCGCGTTGCGCGCCGAGGACCTGGTGGGCCGCCTGGGCGGTGACGAATTTCTCGTCCTGCTGGCCGGACGGCCCGGCGACGAGGAGCTCGAGCCGCTGGTCCGCCGGTTGCGCGCGGCCATGGCCGAACCGATCGTCGCCCGGGGGCACCGGATCGCGGTGAACGCGTCCATCGGCGTGACCACCCTGGAGCCCGGCGATACGCGCACGCCGGAGGCGGTTCTGCACGACGCCGATGTGGCCATGTACGAGGCCAAACCACCGGGGCCGCGCGATGGCGCATTGGGACGCGGACGGCGCGGCGACAACACCAACGCCTCCTGA